In Hoplias malabaricus isolate fHopMal1 chromosome 6, fHopMal1.hap1, whole genome shotgun sequence, a single window of DNA contains:
- the icam5 gene encoding intercellular adhesion molecule 5, which yields MYQQQHQTRLNALHHSVLTMLLLGRFTGLVLLMLLTGAVSPDCPPERNDLVFQPSAVIVKYGDNVSANCSTSSDPIKLSWTGPQGHVQEFDFYDGTQTATWEMDSLTDWDIQPECYMNLSDVQCHKVLSVILYKTPDVVSISTVNHTGPMTEGRLYELQCDIQNVAPVRFLTVNWFKGDTQVGNKSFSDLTKTPLNVSETLQISPSDADDGAQFKCEAGLDLGAEGPQPPPPVKSDSLIIRVPSSCSITLQPPKLLVKYGDLASANCSTTKTHMGMGWEASQGPVDMRDDVQLITWRVENLVEWNIRPLCFINIKIQQCKESLPVTIYKTPDLVSISTVNHTGPMTEGGLYELRCDIQNVAPVRFLTVNWFKGDTLVGKKSFTDLTKTPVNVSETLQISPSDADDGAQFRCEAKLDLGTEEPQPPPPVKLDSLIIRVHYKPVIQCAEWSPLINTSLNSYPHAVVGNPPPNIVWFQEQSQIESTKSLGKDDSGQYTFTASNSIGNSSCVTHITVEYGPIFDCPSNYEGKEHIDVSKNCTVTASPSPTVTWFKDGKNVPTPRNLTRTDTGSYQISARNKHGATNHSLNINVLYKPVIQCAEWSPLIKTSLNSYPHAVVGNPPPNIVWFQEQSQIESTKSLGKDDSGQYTFTASNSIGNSSCITHITVEYGPIFDCPSNYEGKEHIDVSKNCTVTASPSPTVTWFKDGKNVPAPRNLRRTDTGSYQISARNKHGATNHSLNINVLYKPVIQCAEWSPLIKTSLNSYPHAVVGNPPPNIVWFQEQSQIESTKSLGKDDSGQYTFTASNSIGNSSCITHITVEYGPIFDCPSNYEGKEHIDVSKNCTVTASPSPTVTWFKDRKNVPTPRNLTRTDTGSYQISARNKHGAKNHSLNINVLYGPEIEVGGDGSVEVYEGQKAVLSCSAKGNPEPTVEWSFKGLPLDTRGGHSHEIPKATSADSGRYTCNATNKIGSQTREVSLVIKDIWTIIASALAALLFIILLIIIIVCVLRKRRGKYDVQLTGKEFEMKPLQKWDKDI from the exons ATGTATCAACAGCAACATCAGACTCGTCTTAATGCTCTCCATCATTCTGTGCTGACCATGCTGCTGTTGGGAAGATTCACAGGCTTGGTGCTGCTCATGCTCCTAACCGGCG CAGTCAGTCCAGACTGCCCTCCTGAACGCAATGACCTTGTGTTCCAACCTTCAGCTGTGATCGTTAAATATGGAGATAATGTCTCAGCGAACTGCAGCACATCCTCAGACCCCATCAAGCTGAGCTGGACAGGTCCACAAGGGCATGTCCAAGAGTTTGACTTTTATGATGGCACTCAGACCGCCACCTGGGAAATGGACAGCTTGACTGACTGGGACATCCAGCCTGAGTGTTACATGAACCTGAGCGATGTACAATGCCACAAAGTGCTCTCCGTTATCCTTTACA AGACTCCAGACGTTGTGTCCATCAGCACTGTGAATCACACTGGGCCAATGACTGAGGGCAGACTGTACGAGCTCCAGTGTGATATTCAGAATGTTGCTCCTGTTCGGTTCCTCACTGTCAACTGGTTTAAAGGAGACACTCAAGTGGGAAATAAGTCCTTTAGTGACTTAACCAAGACTCCATTGAATGTATCAGAAACCCTCCAGATCTCCCCCAGTGATGCTGATGATGGAGCACAGTTCAAGTGTGAAGCAGGACTGGATCTGGGAGCAGAAGGACCTCAGCCTCCACCTCCAGTGAAATCAGATTCACTCATCATTAGAGTACCCA GTAGTTGTTCCATTACTCTTCAGCCTCCTAAACTGCTGGTCAAATATGGAGATTTAGCCTCAGCAAACTGTTCCACGACTAAGACCCACATGGGAATGGGCTGGGAGGCCTCTCAGGGGCCAGTGGACATGAGGGATGATGTCCAGTTAATCACCTGGAGAGTGGAGAATCTTGTGGAGTGGAATATAAGACCATTGTGTtttatcaatataaaaatacaacagtGTAAAGAATCTCTCCCTGTTACCATTTACA AGACTCCAGACCTTGTGTCCATCAGCACTGTGAATCACACTGGGCCAATGACTGAGGGCGGACTGTATGAGCTCCGGTGTGATATTCAGAATGTTGCTCCTGTTCGGTTCCTCACTGTCAACTGGTTCAAAGGAGACACTCTAGTGGGAAAGAAGTCCTTTACTGACTTAACCAAGACTCCAGTGAATGTATCAGAAACCCTCCAGATCTCCCCCAGCGATGCTGATGATGGAGCACAGTTCAGGTGTGAAGCAAAACTGGATCTGGGAACAGAAGAACCTCAGCCTCCACCTCCAGTGAAATTAGATTCACTCATCATTAGAGTACACT ACAAGCCGGTAATACAATGTGCAGAGTGGTCTCCACTGATAAACACTTCCCTGAACTCATACCCTCATGCTGTTGTGGGCAATCCACCTCCAAACATCGTCTGGTTTCAAGAACAATCACAAATTGAATCTACTAAGAGCCTTGGCAAAGATGACTCTGGCCAGTATACATTTACTGCCTCTAATTCTATCGGCAATTCAAGCTGCGTCACACACATCACAGTGGAGT ATGGTCCTATATTTGACTGTCCTTCGAACTATGAGGGGAAGGAACACATAGACGTCTCTAAAAACTGCACAGTTACAGCTTCACCTTCGCCTACAGTCACCTGGTTCAAAGATGGAAAAAATGTGCCAACCCCACGCAATCTCACAAGGACAGATACTGGCTCATACCAAATATCTGCAAGGAACAAACATGGAGCAACAAATCATAGTTTAAACATCAACGTTCTCT ACAAGCCGGTAATACAATGTGCAGAGTGGTCTCCACTGATAAAAACTTCCCTGAACTCATACCCTCATGCTGTTGTGGGCAATCCACCTCCAAACATCGTCTGGTTTCAAGAACAATCACAGATTGAATCTACTAAGAGCCTTGGAAAAGATGACTCTGGCCAGTATACATTTACTGCCTCTAATTCTATCGGCAATTCAAGCTgcatcacacacatcacagtGGAGT ATGGTCCTATATTTGACTGTCCTTCGAACTATGAGGGGAAGGAACACATAGACGTCTCTAAAAACTGCACAGTTACAGCATCACCTTCGCCTACTGTCACCTGGTTCAAAGATGGAAAAAATGTGCCAGCCCCACGCAATCTCAGAAGGACAGATACTGGCTCATACCAAATATCTGCAAGGAACAAACATGGAGCAACAAATCATAGTTTAAACATCAACGTTCTCT ACAAGCCGGTAATACAATGTGCAGAGTGGTCTCCACTGATAAAAACTTCCCTGAACTCATACCCTCATGCTGTTGTGGGCAATCCACCTCCAAACATCGTCTGGTTTCAAGAACAATCACAAATTGAATCTACTAAGAGCCTTGGCAAAGATGACTCTGGCCAGTATACATTTACTGCCTCTAATTCTATCGGCAATTCAAGCTgcatcacacacatcacagtGGAGT ATGGTCCTATATTTGACTGTCCTTCAAACTATGAGGGGAAGGAACACATAGACGTCTCTAAAAACTGCACAGTTACAGCTTCACCTTCGCCTACAGTCACCTGgttcaaagacagaaaaaatgtGCCAACCCCACGCAATCTCACAAGGACAGATACTGGCTCATACCAAATATCTGCAAGGAACAAACATGGAGCAAAAAATCATAGTTTAAACATCAACGTTCTCT ATGGGCCAGAGATTGAGGTAGGAGGAGATGGGTCAGTGGAGGTGTATGAAGGCCAGAAAGCGGTTCTGTCCTGCTCTGCTAAAGGAAATCCAGAGCCTACAGTGGAGTGGAGCTTTAAAGGTCTCCCTCTGGACACTAGAGGGGGACACTCACATGAGATTCCTAAAGCCACGTCTGCTGACAGTGGCCGGTATACGTGCAATGCCACGAATAAAATTGGGAGTCAGACAAGGGAAGTCTCACTGGTGATTAAAG ATATCTGGACTATAATTGCATCAGCTCTCGCTGCTCTTTTGTTTATCATTCTACTGATTATAATCATTGTCTGTGTCTTGAGGAAACGAAGGGGAAAGTATGACGTACAACTTACTGGTAAGGAGTTTGAAATGAAACCACTACAAAAATGGGATAAGGACATCTAA
- the angptl6 gene encoding angiopoietin-related protein 6, which translates to METKVTYVLLLLVGSVILGVEGRGEALHPDGSKSEGAQKRPSRSSEPKAGRCSYTFIVPQQKLKGALCVSTETARANSSETAALRALLSRQQQQLEQLESLRGRLEQAGALASEVSVLRKESSNMNSRITQLYAQLLHEITHKQDQALEQRRLEGLLINTTAQVLQLTNSYRDLERKYEALSTLVSNQSELMTRLEKNCQLSDAAKAQQQAASTADPSVRLKYNGSESKHTVSNIQRDQSATLHQEKTVQGVQEFFTPSSELPTDVPFISFPVTKTPGPWRDCQHVLDSGESTSGIYLLRPRQSNRLLQAWCEHGRAHGGWTVIQRRQDGSVNFFRNWEQYKQGFGNLDGEYWLGLEHLYWLTSQASYKLQVVMEDWQGRQVFAEYDEFRVEPESDSYRLRLGSYRGNAGDSLSWHSNKAFTTLDRDKDAYAGNCAHYQKGGWWYHMCAHSNLNGVWYRGGHYRSRYQDGVYWAEFHGGSYSLKKVAMMIRPI; encoded by the exons ATGGAAACCAAGGTCACGTATGTGTTATTGCTGCTGGTGGGTTCGGTGATCTTGGGTGTGGAGGGCCGTGGAGAGGCTCTTCATCCTGACGGCTCTAAAAGTGAAGGCGCACAGAAACGTCCGTCCCGATCTTCTGAGCCCAAAGCCGGAAGATGCTCCTACACCTTCATCGTACCTCAGCAGAAGCTGAAGGGGGCGCTGTGCGTGAGCACGGAGACAGCCAGGGCTAATAGCTCAGAGACTGCAGCTTTAAGGGCGCTGCTGAGccggcagcagcagcagctggaaCAGCTGGAGAGCCTCCGCGGTAGACTGGAGCAGGCGGGGGCGCTGGCGAGCGAGGTCAGTGTCCTGCGCAAAGAGAGCAGCAACATGAACTCACGCATCACTCAACTGTACGCCCAGCTACTGCACGAGATCACGCACAAACAGGACCAGGCCCTGGAGCAGAGGCGTCTTGAGGGTCTGCTCATCAATACAACTGCACAG GTGCTCCAGCTAACCAACAGCTACAGAGATTTAGAGAGGAAATATGAGGCTCTGTCCACTCTGGTGAGCAATCAGAGTGAGCTGATGACACGCTTGGAGAAAAACTGCCAGCTCAGCGACGCTGCCAAAGCACAGCAG CAAGCTGCCTCAACAGCTGATCCGTCCGTCCGGCTGAAGTACAACGGCTCTGAGTCTAAACACACGGTCAGCAACATTCAAAGAGACCAGAGCGCCACCTTACACCAGGAGAAGACAGTGCAGGGGGTTCAGGAGTTCTTCACCCCCTCATCAGAGCTTCCTACAGATGTACCTTTCATCAGTTTCCCGGTCACCAAGACTCCAG GTCCGTGGAGGGACTGCCAGCATGTACTAGACTCAGGTGAAAGCACCAGTGGCATCTACCTGCTTCGTCCACGCCAGTCCAACCGCTTGCTGCAGGCCTGGTGTGAGCATGGCCGAGCCCACGGCGGCtggacagtcatccagaggagaCAGGACGGATCCGTCAACTTCTTCAGAAACTGGGAGCAGTACAAG CAAGGTTTTGGGAATCTGGATGGTGAGTACTGGCTGGGTCTGGAGCACCTCTACTGGCTGACTTCTCAAGCCTCTTACAAGCTACAAGTGGTCATGGAGGACTGGCAGGGCCGGCAGGTGTTCGCTGAGTATGATGAGTTTCGCGTGGAGCCCGAGAGCGATTCGTACCGCCTGAGGCTGGGCAGTTACCGAGGCAATGCTGGAGACTCCCTCTCATGGCACAGCAACAAGGCTTTCACCACTTTGGACCGCGATAAAGATGCCTACGCAG GTAACTGTGCTCACTACCAGAAGGGAGGCTGGTGGTACCACATGTGTGCCCACTCTAACCTGAATGGAGTGTGGTACAGAGGAGGTCATTACAGAAGCCGCTACCAGGATGGAGTCTACTGGGCTGAGTTCCACGGAGGCTCCTACTCCCTCAAGAAAGTGGCCATGATGATCCGACCCATTTAA
- the ppan gene encoding suppressor of SWI4 1 homolog: MGKSKTKNQKAARVTSNRVAEEEYGAVPHSFVFHRGLIGKNVGQLVTDMRRVMEPFTAQSLKVRKKNALKDFVTVAGPLGVTHFLVFTKTQTSVNLRLARLPKGPTLFFQVTKYSLVKDIISSLKRHRMHEQQFTHHPLLVLNNFGLEGMHVKLMATMFQNMFPSINVHKVSLNSIKRCVLVNYDAESKEVEFRHYSLKVVPVGMSRGVKKLMQERLPNMGKLEDISELLMKGVNLSESEAEQDGDHNITELPQVYSGRGNMRAQQSAVRLTEIGPRMTLKLVKIVEGMGEGNVLYHSLFTKTEEELKEILKRKETRLKEKAERKKKQEQNIALKKQQRDENKKKSLDGMKRKRTQDGAGSDESEVEDPGMQDDQAPAEESEDEAEYYRQAVGQEPDEDMFPTAKRKHGPGKPPRPFKKRKLSTSKASGEEQARSQRPSKTLSGKKFGEKKMGGGKKFGARKTEGFGSRFGKGKGEKRFGGKKFGGNSGESFGGKRTGAKKGSNQKGQRPKTGSGFKPGPRGGRNKKDFRPKKGRS; this comes from the exons ATGGGTAAAAGCAAG actaaGAACCAGAAGGCGGCTCGTGTGACCTCGAACCGTGTGGCTGAGGAAGAGTATGGTGCTGTCCCTCACTCCTTTGTCTTTCACAGAGGTCTAATTGGTAAAAATGTTGGTCAGCTGGTCACAGACATGAGACGAGTGATGGAGCCCTTCACGGCACAGTCTTTAAAG gtCCGAAAGAAAAATGCCCTGAAAGACTTTGTGACGGTAGCAGGGCCGCTGGGAGTCACACACTTTCTCGTTTTCACAAAAACGCAAACCAGCGTTAACTTG agaCTGGCACGACTTCCGAAAGGCCCCACGCTGTTTTTCCAGGTCACAAAG TACTCTCTCGTAAAAGATATAATTTCATCTCTGAAGAGGCACAGGATGCATGAGCAGCAGTTCACTCACCACCCGCTGTTGGTGCTGAATAATTTTGGTCTGGAAGGCATGCATGTCAAACTGATGGCCACTATGTTCCAGAACATGTTTCCCTCCATTAATGTGCACAAG GTCAGCCTCAACAGCATAAAGAGATGTGTGCTGGTCAATTACGATGCAGAGTCTAAAGAAGTAGAATTTCGTCATTA CAGCCTTAAGGTGGTCCCAGTGGGCATGAGCCGAGGAGTGAAGAAATTAATGCAGGAGAGGCTCCCTAACATGGGCAAACTGGAAGATATCAGTGAGCTGCTAATGAA AGGGGTGAACCTCTCGGAGAGTGAAGCCGAGCAGGACGGGGATCACAACATCACAGAGCTACCGCAGGTTTACTCCGGCCGTGGAAACATGAGGGCACAGCAGAGCGCTGTCCGACTCACAGAG ATTGGCCCTAGAATGACCCTAAAGCTGGTGAAAATCGTGGAAGGCATGGGAGAAGGGAACGTACTTTATCATTCTCTCT TTACAAAGACAGAAGAAGAGCTCAAGGAAATCCTGAAGAGGAAAGAGACTCGTCTCAAGGAGAAAGCTGAACGTAAAAAGAAGCAGGAGCAAAACATAGCCCTAAAGAAGCAGCAACGGGATGAGAACAA gaaaaagaGTCTGGACGGAATGAAGAGGAAGAGGACGCAGGATGGGGCAGGGTCTGATGAGAGTGAAGTGGAGGATCCTGGGATGCAGGATGACCAGGCTCCAGCAGAAGAGTCTGAAGATGAGGCGGAATACTACAGACAGGCTGTCGGACAGGAACCTGATGAAG acATGTTCCCAACAGCAAAGAGGAAACATGGTCCAGGCAAACCCCCCAGACCCTTTAAAAAGAGGAAACTGTCCACTTCAAAAGCCTCTGGTGAAGAACAAGCAAGATCACAGCGTCCGAGCAAGACCTTGTCTGGGAAGAAGTTTGGAGAGAAGAAAAtgggtggaggcaaaaaattcGGCGCAAGAAAAACTGAAGGTTTTGGCAGCAGGTTTGGGAAGGGCAAGGGTGAAAAGAGGTTTGGGGGAAAGAAATTTGGAGGAAACAGTGGGGAAAGCTTTGGAGGGAAAAGAACTGGTGCAAAGAAAGGATCAAATCAGAAAGGACAAAGACCGAAAACAGGGTCTGGATTTAAACCAGGGCCAAGAGGAGGCAGAAACAAGAAGGACTTCAGACCGAAGAAAGGGAGGAGCTGA
- the p2ry11 gene encoding P2Y purinoceptor 11: protein MERKNCTFAYQHQILMSIYGVEFCVALVGNVLALWLLATRERRNWHTGVVFSCNLAISDILYALTFPLLIIYYSKGKDRKWNFGEFTCTMERFLFTCNFYVSIYFIMCISINRYLAIVHPFFTRKYVRPKHAKVVSLLVWVFVAILSCPVFKFAGLEKNQCKSFFDQAKNNKKIYRIFMAVVGCLIPFVVTFASYFGVIWVVLKNANITRVEKRKVALIVASVCTIYILSFVPYHILQIWHFHLKEDEIRNCSVQTAYRISKGLAGINMCLHPILYMALFDSIRTFCCRSSSNDSS from the coding sequence ATGGAGAGGAAGAACTGTACATTTGCATACCAGCACCAGATACTGATGTCCATATATGGTGTGGAGTTCTGTGTGGCTCTGGTGGGAAACGTGTTGGCCTTGTGGCTGCTGGCAACAAGAGAGAGGAGAAACTGGCACACAGGAGTGGTTTTCTCCTGCAACCTGGCCATCAGTGACATCCTTTACGCCCTCACCTTCCCCCTGCTCATCATCTACTATTCCAAGGGTAAGGATAGGAAGTGGAATTTTGGGGAATTCACGTGCACGATGGAACGCTTCCTCTTCACCTGCAACTTTTATGTCAGCATCTACTTCATCATGTGCATCAGCATCAACAGGTACTTGGCCATAGTCCATCCCTTTTTTACACGCAAATACGTGAGACCTAAACACGCCAAGGTGGTCAGTTTGTTGGTCTGGGTCTTTGTGGCCATCCTCTCCTGCCCAGTCTTCAAGTTCGCAGGACTTGAAAAGAACCAATGCAAGTCCTTCTTTGATCAGGCAAAGAATAACAAGAAAATCTACAGGATCTTTATGGCTGTGGTGGGATGCCTGATTCCATTCGTGGTCACTTTCGCATCCTATTTTGGTGTGATATGGGTGGTGCTTAAAAATGCCAACATCACACGTGTGGAGAAGAGGAAAGTGGCCCTGATAGTGGCCTCGGTTTGTACTATCTACATCCTGTCTTTTGTGCCCTACCACATACTGCAAATATGGCACTTCCATCTAAAAGAAGACGAAATCAGAAACTGTTCTGTGCAGACGGCCTACAGAATATCGAAGGGACTGGCTGGCATTAATATGTGTCTTCATCCCATCCTCTACATGGCTTTGTTTGATAGCATCAGGACATTTTGCTGTAGAAGTAGCTCCAATGATTCGTCTTAA